A window from Calditerrivibrio sp. encodes these proteins:
- the nuoK gene encoding NADH-quinone oxidoreductase subunit NuoK — MTLQHYLALSAIIFTIGMTGVLVRRNLIVMFMSVELMLNAVNINLAAFSKYLNALGGQVFIVFVMAVAAAEAAVGLALIIALFKNKPTVNADELNTMNG; from the coding sequence ATGACACTTCAACATTACTTAGCACTAAGTGCAATTATATTTACAATTGGGATGACTGGAGTACTTGTTAGGCGAAATCTAATAGTTATGTTTATGTCAGTGGAATTGATGTTAAATGCTGTAAATATAAATCTTGCTGCATTCTCAAAGTATCTAAATGCTTTAGGTGGGCAAGTGTTTATAGTGTTTGTGATGGCTGTGGCGGCAGCTGAGGCAGCGGTAGGGCTTGCTTTGATCATTGCACTTTTTAAGAACAAACCTACTGTCAACGCTGATGAACTTAATACAATGAATGGGTAA
- a CDS encoding NADH-quinone oxidoreductase subunit J — protein MEQLGFYVLAFVAIISSLFMITRENPVHSALWMLLTFFAVAGIFVQLNAEFIAAIQVLVYAGAILVLYLFVVMLLNPKSKGFIKIPFRYALGIVASFVVFIQILITLQSANVIGKSGPYTPEIYKQYGNVKIFGYELFNNYLVPFEIVSVMLLVAMIGAIVLAKKD, from the coding sequence ATGGAGCAGCTGGGATTTTATGTTTTGGCTTTTGTGGCGATCATCTCCTCGTTATTCATGATAACAAGGGAAAACCCTGTTCATTCAGCACTATGGATGCTGCTCACGTTCTTTGCTGTGGCTGGTATATTTGTTCAGCTCAATGCCGAGTTCATCGCCGCGATTCAGGTACTTGTGTATGCAGGAGCTATATTGGTATTGTACCTCTTTGTTGTTATGCTGCTTAATCCAAAGAGTAAGGGTTTTATAAAAATCCCTTTTAGATATGCTCTGGGCATAGTTGCATCTTTTGTAGTGTTTATACAGATACTGATTACGCTACAAAGTGCAAATGTTATTGGAAAAAGCGGACCTTACACACCTGAAATCTATAAACAGTATGGCAATGTTAAGATTTTTGGTTATGAACTCTTTAATAACTACTTGGTGCCATTTGAGATTGTCTCAGTCATGCTGTTGGTGGCTATGATAGGGGCAATTGTGCTCGCTAAGAAGGATTAG
- a CDS encoding NADH-quinone oxidoreductase subunit I, giving the protein MRNIVDTLFFTEILQGLGITLKHLFKKPVTLKYPFEKPVIFDRFRGVHYIKTDEKGNPKCVGCYLCQKVCPSECIYIETDAGPNGERLIRKFVIELDRCIYCGFCEEACPKDAIHMGKKYDIVEANREKYVVNMNYLVKNYNKGE; this is encoded by the coding sequence ATGAGAAATATTGTAGATACACTATTTTTTACAGAGATTCTTCAAGGTCTTGGGATTACTCTTAAACATCTCTTTAAAAAGCCTGTTACCCTTAAATACCCTTTTGAAAAGCCGGTAATATTTGACAGGTTTAGAGGTGTTCATTATATAAAAACAGATGAAAAAGGGAATCCAAAGTGTGTGGGTTGTTACCTTTGTCAAAAAGTATGCCCATCTGAATGTATCTATATAGAGACAGATGCAGGACCAAACGGTGAAAGACTTATAAGGAAGTTTGTCATCGAACTCGACAGATGTATTTACTGTGGATTCTGCGAGGAGGCATGCCCTAAAGATGCTATTCATATGGGTAAAAAATATGACATAGTTGAAGCAAATAGAGAAAAATATGTCGTAAATATGAACTACTTAGTAAAAAATTATAACAAAGGAGAATAG
- the nuoH gene encoding NADH-quinone oxidoreductase subunit NuoH, giving the protein MLVELIFVVIKILVVITVLLLGVAYMTWLERKVIGHMQVRLGPTHVGWKGLLQPIADGLKLVAKEDIVPTMVDKPVYIIAPLLSLIPALSAFAVIPFTNATINLFGKEYNLYIADVNIGLLYILALSSVGTYGIIMSGWASNSKYALLGSLRSSAQVISYETAMALSLVGPILLAGTLSLKGITEAQANGLWFFIPQFVAFVIYIISAVAETNRAPFDLPEAETELVAGFHVEYSSMKFAMFFLAEYANMYVVSAIATIVFLGGWNGPFGPSFIWFAAKVLFLMFFYLWLRATLPRLRFDQLMTLGWKILIPIALLNVVVTSIVVYAMS; this is encoded by the coding sequence ATGTTAGTTGAACTAATTTTTGTGGTTATCAAGATTCTTGTTGTAATCACGGTTCTGCTCTTGGGCGTAGCTTACATGACCTGGCTTGAAAGAAAAGTCATTGGTCATATGCAGGTGAGGCTTGGACCGACACATGTTGGTTGGAAAGGTCTCCTGCAGCCTATAGCCGATGGGTTAAAACTCGTGGCAAAAGAGGACATTGTTCCTACAATGGTTGATAAGCCGGTGTATATTATTGCGCCACTTTTAAGTTTGATACCTGCACTAAGTGCTTTTGCCGTTATCCCTTTTACAAATGCTACCATCAACCTTTTTGGAAAAGAGTATAATCTCTATATCGCTGACGTTAACATAGGTCTTCTCTATATTCTTGCTCTATCGTCAGTGGGTACTTATGGGATTATCATGTCTGGTTGGGCGTCTAATTCTAAATATGCACTCTTGGGATCTTTAAGATCTTCAGCCCAAGTGATCAGCTATGAAACTGCAATGGCTTTATCCCTTGTTGGGCCGATCCTTTTAGCGGGTACATTGAGCTTAAAAGGAATTACAGAGGCCCAGGCTAATGGATTGTGGTTTTTTATACCGCAGTTTGTTGCATTTGTTATCTATATAATATCTGCTGTTGCTGAGACTAATAGGGCGCCATTTGACCTGCCAGAAGCAGAAACAGAGCTTGTGGCTGGTTTCCATGTGGAATATTCCAGTATGAAGTTTGCCATGTTTTTCCTTGCTGAATATGCAAATATGTATGTGGTTTCTGCTATTGCTACGATTGTTTTCTTAGGTGGATGGAATGGACCTTTTGGACCGAGCTTTATATGGTTTGCAGCTAAGGTACTGTTTTTGATGTTTTTTTATCTTTGGCTGAGGGCAACACTACCGAGACTTCGTTTTGATCAACTTATGACGTTAGGGTGGAAGATCCTTATTCCTATTGCTCTTTTGAACGTAGTTGTTACGTCCATAGTTGTGTATGCTATGAGTTAG
- a CDS encoding tetratricopeptide repeat protein, with product MKDNDLKRGIQEYLKGEPEMAIEVLSEYLSNNDDTTGQAYFYRGLAHYDLGDFPEAVSDIKRAIEINPNYSQYYFRLGMAYSRMFQHNEGIKALEKAIKMNNKNTRAKFLLGTLYFEIGEISKASEIFKNIIKTNKSHTSAKYYYALSCYYLGKQDEAVSILKEIISINPMFVDAYIKLIDIYIRNSAFDDAKEIFILSLKNSIKSVDFSIRVYEMLVEKGIIDKSGFIDLVSNAVTDIQFLNKIIEVLNDTKKIKEVGYVS from the coding sequence ATGAAGGATAACGATCTTAAAAGAGGGATACAGGAATATCTTAAGGGCGAACCAGAGATGGCGATTGAGGTTCTAAGTGAATATTTAAGTAATAATGATGATACGACAGGTCAGGCCTATTTTTACAGAGGCCTGGCCCATTATGATCTTGGGGATTTCCCAGAAGCTGTAAGTGACATAAAACGGGCTATCGAGATTAATCCTAACTATTCCCAATATTATTTTCGATTAGGGATGGCTTATTCAAGGATGTTTCAACACAACGAAGGGATAAAAGCCCTTGAGAAAGCTATCAAGATGAACAATAAAAACACGAGAGCTAAGTTTCTATTAGGCACTTTATATTTTGAAATTGGAGAGATCTCAAAGGCTTCAGAGATTTTTAAAAATATCATAAAAACAAATAAATCACATACCTCAGCAAAGTATTATTATGCTCTTAGCTGTTATTACCTCGGAAAACAAGATGAGGCGGTGTCTATTCTTAAGGAGATCATAAGTATAAACCCCATGTTTGTGGATGCGTATATCAAACTAATTGATATATATATCAGAAACTCAGCTTTTGATGATGCTAAAGAGATATTCATACTCAGTCTTAAAAATAGTATAAAAAGTGTAGATTTCTCTATCAGGGTGTATGAAATGCTTGTAGAAAAAGGTATTATTGATAAGAGTGGTTTTATAGATCTGGTTTCTAATGCTGTTACGGACATCCAATTTTTAAACAAGATCATTGAAGTTTTAAATGATACAAAAAAAATTAAAGAGGTTGGTTATGTTAGTTGA
- a CDS encoding molybdopterin-dependent oxidoreductase, protein MVTLKIDGIEVQVEPNSTILDAAEKAGVHIPVLCHDKILKPFGACRVCLVEVKNNPKLMTACTTPVANGMEVITTSEKLAKIRKTLIELLLINHPLECPVCDKGGECMLQDLTYEFGVNQVRFDPKPNDTPVDHTNPFIERDIDRCVLCGRCVRICDEVVNIQAISFQNRGTDTIIGTAFNQPWNCEFCGQCMSVCPVGSLNNRVYLFKNRPWNLEKTETICGFCSCGCSIVVDSEDNEVFRITEKYELGVNKGLLCVKGRFGFEAFNSVKREKVAKIKSGDDYKDISNEEAYKITSEKLKEIKDKFGGDSIAFIVSPRITNEEAYLLQKFAREVLGTNYIYSSESANCLPEGTYSDVESADDITVLNIDLTESNPILGLFVRMTARKNEGGLRVFYPKYTALKRVASEFYTGKPSELYQLMEDFVKAIEGESNRCSSVAQKLIFANAPVLIYNPYSVVDVSLVSRIKKALPKIKLIPCKLKNNSQGIVDMGCAEGVLPGIKRTVVPKLEDLMSNNKIKALVIVGENIVHNPDYYRVLGFLSKTDFIMVTDPYFTETAKLANVYIPVSSFVEKEGTFTNLEGRVQRLQKAVDKGVVSDAEVFSQVSRCMGVVLPSDIEELQKLIKKDVELYRDVDFDGGLVKYPYVIDRTDDCGFKMSGEGAFELYQSSLRFHSGTYTTWSPDLSKAYSDTLLEINPEDAKGLNLSEGDYVSVKCGDIMKRFRVEFEKYMPKGVVALPKNYIGVESIFAKGEYLRVDLVKHEG, encoded by the coding sequence ATGGTTACGTTAAAGATAGATGGAATAGAAGTTCAAGTAGAACCAAATTCAACAATACTTGATGCAGCAGAAAAAGCTGGTGTCCATATACCGGTGCTATGCCATGATAAGATTTTAAAGCCATTTGGTGCTTGCAGAGTCTGCTTAGTGGAGGTCAAAAACAATCCTAAGCTGATGACTGCATGTACCACACCTGTAGCAAACGGTATGGAGGTTATTACCACCAGTGAAAAGCTTGCCAAAATAAGAAAGACACTTATAGAACTGCTTCTGATTAACCATCCCCTTGAATGCCCTGTTTGTGATAAAGGGGGGGAGTGTATGTTGCAGGATCTTACCTATGAGTTTGGTGTAAACCAGGTTAGGTTTGATCCAAAGCCAAATGACACTCCAGTTGACCATACTAACCCATTTATAGAAAGGGATATAGACAGATGTGTCTTGTGTGGTAGATGTGTAAGAATATGTGACGAGGTTGTGAATATTCAAGCTATTAGCTTCCAGAACAGGGGTACAGATACCATAATAGGGACAGCTTTTAATCAACCATGGAACTGTGAATTTTGCGGTCAGTGTATGAGTGTTTGTCCCGTTGGATCTTTAAACAACAGGGTATATTTGTTTAAGAATAGACCGTGGAATCTTGAAAAAACTGAAACTATATGTGGTTTCTGTTCTTGTGGCTGTTCTATCGTGGTGGATAGTGAGGATAATGAGGTATTTAGGATTACGGAAAAGTATGAACTTGGTGTTAATAAAGGTTTGTTGTGTGTGAAAGGCAGATTCGGTTTTGAGGCTTTTAATAGCGTAAAGAGGGAAAAAGTAGCTAAGATAAAGTCAGGAGATGATTATAAAGATATATCGAATGAAGAGGCATACAAGATAACTTCGGAAAAACTTAAGGAAATCAAGGATAAATTTGGTGGAGATTCCATAGCTTTTATTGTTTCGCCCAGGATCACGAATGAAGAAGCATATCTATTGCAGAAATTTGCAAGAGAAGTCTTAGGTACAAACTATATATATTCATCAGAATCGGCAAATTGTCTACCAGAAGGTACTTATTCTGATGTGGAATCTGCTGATGATATCACGGTATTGAATATCGATTTAACAGAGTCTAATCCGATATTAGGTCTTTTCGTAAGAATGACTGCTAGGAAGAATGAGGGTGGTCTTAGGGTCTTTTATCCAAAATATACTGCTTTAAAAAGAGTGGCGTCAGAGTTCTATACTGGTAAGCCCTCTGAGCTTTATCAGCTCATGGAGGATTTTGTTAAGGCTATAGAAGGTGAATCGAATAGATGTTCTTCTGTAGCGCAAAAATTGATCTTTGCTAATGCACCTGTACTGATCTACAATCCCTATAGTGTTGTTGATGTAAGTTTGGTTAGCAGGATAAAGAAAGCTCTACCCAAGATAAAACTTATCCCCTGTAAGCTTAAAAATAACTCTCAGGGGATTGTGGATATGGGTTGTGCTGAGGGTGTTTTACCCGGTATAAAGAGAACAGTTGTTCCAAAACTCGAAGATCTAATGAGTAACAATAAGATAAAAGCTTTAGTGATAGTTGGGGAGAATATAGTCCATAATCCTGATTATTACAGAGTTTTGGGTTTCTTGTCAAAAACAGATTTTATAATGGTTACTGATCCCTATTTTACTGAAACAGCAAAATTGGCTAATGTGTATATACCGGTCTCTTCTTTTGTTGAAAAAGAGGGAACTTTCACAAACCTCGAAGGTAGAGTGCAGAGATTGCAAAAGGCTGTTGATAAAGGGGTTGTTTCTGATGCAGAGGTATTCTCCCAGGTTTCAAGATGTATGGGGGTTGTGCTTCCATCTGATATTGAAGAGTTACAGAAACTTATCAAAAAAGATGTTGAACTTTATAGAGATGTGGATTTTGATGGTGGTTTGGTTAAATATCCATACGTAATCGATAGAACAGACGACTGTGGGTTTAAAATGTCAGGAGAAGGTGCTTTTGAGTTGTATCAAAGTAGCTTAAGATTCCACTCAGGTACCTATACCACTTGGTCCCCTGATTTATCGAAAGCTTATAGTGATACGTTGTTGGAGATTAATCCAGAGGATGCAAAAGGGTTAAATTTATCCGAAGGGGATTATGTTTCTGTAAAATGTGGTGATATCATGAAAAGGTTTAGAGTGGAATTCGAAAAATATATGCCAAAGGGTGTAGTTGCTCTACCTAAGAATTATATTGGGGTAGAGTCGATATTTGCTAAAGGTGAATATTTGCGGGTTGATCTTGTAAAGCATGAAGGATAA
- the nuoF gene encoding NADH-quinone oxidoreductase subunit NuoF, whose amino-acid sequence MSVGSNIIEVHVCMGTAGVASGGYEVMDAFAAEFEKEGIQAVLKERNCKVKATGCRGLCARDVLVDIHIPGAEPVTYEHVTAEMVPAIVQEHIINGHIVDKWAAKKDYYDFYKFQKRYVLKDCGKVDPEDIDDYLSMGGYEAIKKVLNEMTPEQVIAEVKKSGLRGRGGGGFPTGLKWEFCRASKGELKYLICNADEGDPGAFMDRSIIEGNPHVVIEGMLIAAYAIGCKEGYIYCRAEYPLAIKRVKKALKVAEERGFLGKNILGKDFEFHLHLKEGAGAFVCGEETALIASIEGERGMPRPRPPFPAVRGLWGKPTNVNNVETFANLPLIILDGADFYASMGTEKSKGTKIFALSGKVKSTGLVEVPMGITVRQLIYDVGGGIPKKRKFKAVQLGGPSGGCLPESLLDTPIDYDSLIAAGAMMGSGGVVVMDETNCMVNVAQFFLTFTQRESCGKCIPCRIGTKTMLDILDRITSGQGREGDIENLIDLANDIKTASLCGLGQTAPNPVLTTIKYFREEYEIHIKQKKCPARECAPLIEFIVDDVRCKKCGICFKVCPVNAITWEKGKVAYIDRSKCVKCRECIVNCPFNAID is encoded by the coding sequence ATGAGTGTTGGTTCTAATATTATAGAAGTCCATGTGTGTATGGGTACAGCAGGTGTTGCCTCTGGTGGCTACGAGGTAATGGATGCCTTTGCTGCGGAGTTTGAAAAAGAGGGTATTCAGGCGGTTTTAAAAGAGAGAAATTGTAAGGTCAAAGCTACAGGCTGTAGGGGGTTGTGTGCTAGGGATGTTTTGGTGGATATACATATTCCTGGTGCTGAACCGGTAACCTATGAACATGTAACTGCTGAAATGGTACCTGCCATAGTCCAGGAGCATATTATAAATGGACATATAGTGGATAAGTGGGCAGCTAAGAAAGATTATTACGATTTTTATAAATTCCAGAAGAGATATGTTTTGAAAGACTGTGGTAAGGTGGATCCTGAAGATATAGATGATTATCTATCTATGGGTGGGTATGAAGCCATCAAAAAGGTATTAAATGAGATGACACCTGAGCAGGTGATAGCAGAAGTTAAAAAGTCAGGTCTAAGGGGCAGAGGTGGTGGAGGTTTCCCGACTGGTCTCAAATGGGAGTTTTGTAGGGCGTCTAAGGGGGAACTTAAATACCTCATATGTAATGCCGATGAGGGTGACCCTGGTGCCTTCATGGATAGAAGTATAATAGAAGGTAATCCCCATGTGGTTATAGAAGGTATGCTCATTGCAGCCTATGCGATCGGTTGTAAAGAGGGTTATATCTACTGTAGAGCTGAGTATCCTTTGGCCATTAAAAGGGTTAAAAAAGCTTTAAAAGTTGCGGAGGAAAGAGGTTTTTTAGGTAAAAATATATTAGGTAAGGACTTTGAGTTTCATCTCCACCTCAAAGAGGGTGCTGGTGCCTTTGTCTGTGGTGAAGAAACTGCTCTTATAGCATCCATTGAAGGGGAAAGGGGGATGCCAAGGCCTAGACCACCATTTCCTGCTGTTAGGGGTTTGTGGGGCAAGCCTACAAATGTTAATAATGTCGAAACATTTGCAAATCTTCCATTGATAATTCTTGATGGTGCAGATTTTTATGCATCCATGGGTACTGAGAAGTCCAAAGGTACAAAGATATTTGCCCTTAGTGGTAAAGTAAAGTCCACTGGGCTTGTTGAAGTTCCTATGGGTATAACTGTAAGGCAGCTCATATATGATGTGGGTGGTGGTATACCTAAGAAAAGAAAATTTAAAGCTGTACAGTTGGGTGGACCATCTGGTGGCTGTCTACCAGAATCGTTGCTTGATACCCCTATTGACTACGATTCCCTTATTGCTGCTGGAGCTATGATGGGTTCTGGTGGTGTGGTTGTTATGGATGAAACCAACTGTATGGTGAATGTTGCTCAATTCTTCCTAACGTTTACCCAGAGGGAGTCTTGTGGTAAGTGTATACCATGCAGAATAGGTACTAAAACGATGCTTGATATCCTCGATAGAATTACAAGTGGGCAGGGTAGAGAAGGTGATATAGAGAATCTGATAGATTTAGCAAATGATATTAAAACTGCATCGCTTTGCGGTCTTGGCCAGACTGCTCCTAATCCTGTACTTACAACAATAAAATATTTTAGAGAGGAGTATGAGATACATATCAAACAAAAGAAGTGTCCGGCGAGGGAATGTGCTCCACTTATAGAGTTTATTGTGGATGATGTGAGATGTAAAAAGTGCGGGATCTGTTTTAAAGTGTGTCCAGTCAATGCTATTACATGGGAAAAAGGGAAGGTTGCATATATTGATAGATCTAAGTGTGTTAAGTGCAGGGAATGTATCGTCAACTGCCCATTTAACGCAATAGATTAA
- the nuoE gene encoding NADH-quinone oxidoreductase subunit NuoE, with translation MEAVAIDKELDFTELDHICEKYKGKKGATIPVLQQVQEHYGYLSKEMIERIGENLNMSPHTLYGVLTFYAQFYTTPRGKYVIRVCRGTACHVKGSGRISEVVYEEFGIKNGETTPDIKFTLEEVSCIGACGMAPVIMINDKTYGNLTPEQSRSIFREYAQKQD, from the coding sequence ATGGAAGCAGTTGCTATTGATAAAGAGTTGGATTTTACAGAGTTAGATCATATATGTGAAAAATATAAAGGGAAGAAAGGGGCAACGATTCCTGTTCTTCAGCAAGTGCAGGAGCACTATGGTTATTTGTCTAAGGAGATGATCGAAAGGATTGGCGAAAATCTCAATATGTCCCCCCATACGTTATATGGTGTTTTGACATTTTATGCGCAGTTTTATACGACTCCGAGGGGTAAATACGTGATCAGAGTTTGTCGTGGTACTGCTTGTCACGTTAAGGGATCTGGTAGGATTTCAGAAGTTGTCTATGAGGAGTTTGGTATCAAAAATGGTGAGACTACACCTGATATCAAGTTTACCTTAGAAGAGGTATCATGTATTGGTGCCTGTGGTATGGCTCCGGTTATAATGATAAATGATAAAACCTATGGAAACTTGACCCCGGAACAGTCAAGGAGCATATTTAGGGAATATGCTCAAAAACAGGATTAG
- the nuoD gene encoding NADH dehydrogenase (quinone) subunit D has product MSVISEKDNLSEIITVNMGPQHPSTHGVLRLVVDLDGETIVGVRPDVGFLHRGVEKLAEHRTYHQFIPLTDRLDYLSPLSNNLAFCLAVEKFFDVKIPERAEYLRVIFAELARIASHLVWVATHALDIGAMTVFLYAFRERELILDMFEIATGQRMTSSWIRVGGIREDVPPLFFEKLREFVEVFDERVDTYEGLLTKNRIWLARTVGVGKLSKEDALDYGVSGPIMRGSGIDFDLRRDEPYGIYSRFKFEVAVQDGCDIYARYLVRIKEMREANKILKQALDQIPEGPVMTDDPRLEIPSHQDVYEKMEALIRRFYIITKGFTTPKGEAYACVEAPKGELGFYIVSDGDTKPYRLKIRAPSFVNLGAIEAMAKGHMVADLVGIIGSIDIVLGEIDR; this is encoded by the coding sequence ATGAGCGTAATCAGTGAAAAAGACAACCTTAGTGAAATTATAACGGTCAATATGGGGCCTCAGCACCCAAGTACCCATGGTGTTTTGAGGCTTGTTGTGGATCTTGATGGGGAAACCATTGTTGGTGTTCGCCCTGATGTGGGTTTTTTGCACAGGGGTGTGGAAAAGTTGGCTGAGCATAGAACATATCATCAGTTTATACCGCTTACAGATAGATTGGATTATCTTTCGCCACTTTCTAATAATTTGGCTTTCTGTTTGGCTGTGGAAAAATTTTTTGATGTTAAGATCCCTGAGAGGGCTGAGTATCTAAGGGTTATTTTTGCAGAGCTAGCAAGGATTGCAAGTCACCTTGTTTGGGTTGCTACCCATGCATTAGATATAGGTGCCATGACAGTTTTCCTTTATGCCTTCAGGGAGAGGGAACTTATCCTTGATATGTTTGAAATTGCCACAGGTCAGAGGATGACATCGTCCTGGATAAGGGTGGGTGGTATTAGAGAAGATGTTCCGCCTTTGTTTTTTGAAAAATTGAGGGAGTTTGTTGAAGTATTTGATGAAAGGGTTGATACCTATGAGGGGTTGCTTACTAAAAATAGAATCTGGTTAGCCAGGACTGTTGGGGTGGGTAAGTTGTCCAAAGAAGATGCCCTTGATTATGGAGTAAGTGGTCCAATTATGAGGGGTTCAGGTATAGATTTTGATCTAAGAAGAGATGAACCTTATGGTATTTATAGTAGATTCAAGTTTGAGGTCGCTGTGCAGGATGGTTGTGATATCTACGCCAGATACCTTGTTAGAATAAAGGAGATGAGGGAAGCCAATAAAATATTAAAACAGGCTCTCGATCAGATTCCAGAAGGTCCAGTGATGACAGATGATCCAAGATTGGAGATTCCGTCCCATCAGGATGTGTATGAAAAGATGGAAGCCTTGATACGTAGGTTCTACATAATTACCAAAGGCTTCACTACACCTAAGGGTGAGGCTTATGCGTGTGTAGAGGCTCCTAAAGGTGAATTAGGATTTTATATTGTTAGTGATGGTGATACAAAGCCATACAGATTGAAGATTAGGGCTCCTTCCTTTGTGAATTTGGGGGCAATAGAAGCTATGGCCAAAGGGCATATGGTTGCTGACCTTGTTGGTATTATAGGTAGCATAGATATAGTCCTTGGCGAAATAGACAGATAA
- a CDS encoding NADH-quinone oxidoreductase subunit C, translating into MTFADLVAKLNEKFPGKINCFEKFGNKNIVVDRSVAKELLKSLKVEFGFTYLVDIVATHWPKRKEKFDLVYNLFNIDKKLRVFVKYSIENDRTFTVVDIWKGANFLEREQYDLVGVFFEGHPDLRRILLPDFFDGHPLRKDYPLKGRKWFNNADEQGLGLKFSR; encoded by the coding sequence ATGACATTTGCTGATCTTGTTGCAAAGCTTAATGAAAAGTTTCCGGGTAAAATAAATTGCTTTGAGAAATTTGGTAATAAAAATATTGTTGTTGATAGATCTGTTGCCAAAGAGCTGTTGAAGTCTCTTAAGGTTGAGTTTGGATTTACTTATCTTGTGGATATTGTTGCAACACATTGGCCTAAGAGGAAAGAGAAATTTGATCTTGTATATAACCTTTTTAATATAGATAAAAAGCTTAGGGTTTTTGTGAAGTACTCAATAGAAAATGATAGGACATTTACTGTTGTGGATATATGGAAAGGGGCTAATTTCCTTGAAAGGGAGCAGTATGATCTTGTGGGAGTTTTTTTTGAGGGGCATCCTGATCTAAGAAGGATTCTGCTTCCTGATTTCTTTGATGGGCATCCACTTAGAAAGGATTACCCGCTCAAGGGTAGAAAGTGGTTTAATAATGCCGATGAACAAGGCTTAGGTCTTAAGTTTAGCAGATAG
- a CDS encoding NADH-quinone oxidoreductase subunit B — MGLMEHRFSDNIITTTIDGVINWARRSSLWPVTFGLACCAIEMMAAGASKYDLDRLGIIFRATPRQADLMIVAGTVTRKMAPVVRKVYDQMPEPKWVIAMGSCATSGGIFNTYSTVQGVDEIVPVDFYIPGCPPRPEALLDAIVALQEKIKGDKILRK, encoded by the coding sequence ATGGGCTTGATGGAGCATAGGTTCTCAGACAATATTATTACTACTACCATTGATGGTGTTATAAACTGGGCAAGGCGTTCATCCCTTTGGCCGGTTACCTTTGGTCTTGCTTGTTGTGCTATTGAGATGATGGCCGCAGGTGCATCTAAGTATGACCTTGACAGGCTTGGTATTATATTTAGGGCTACTCCAAGGCAAGCTGATCTTATGATAGTTGCAGGTACTGTGACTAGAAAGATGGCTCCTGTGGTTAGAAAGGTTTATGATCAGATGCCGGAGCCGAAGTGGGTGATTGCTATGGGTAGTTGTGCCACAAGTGGTGGGATTTTTAATACATATTCCACGGTACAGGGTGTTGATGAGATAGTTCCAGTGGATTTTTATATACCCGGATGTCCTCCAAGGCCAGAAGCGTTGTTGGATGCGATTGTCGCCCTTCAGGAGAAGATTAAGGGCGATAAAATATTGAGGAAGTGA
- the ndhC gene encoding NADH-quinone oxidoreductase subunit A has translation MSGYLPIVVMLVIAALIGIISISVGFLIRPKKPEKVKLSVYECGMPEFSDARQRYNVRFYVIAMLFVIFDVETVFLFPWAVAFDVLGLFGLIEMIIFIIILVFGYFYAWKKGALEWA, from the coding sequence ATGAGCGGATATTTACCAATTGTTGTAATGTTAGTAATAGCAGCGCTTATAGGAATAATCAGTATATCGGTGGGATTCCTTATAAGACCTAAAAAGCCAGAAAAAGTTAAATTGAGTGTTTATGAATGTGGTATGCCAGAGTTTAGCGATGCGAGGCAAAGGTATAATGTAAGGTTTTATGTTATAGCGATGTTGTTTGTTATATTCGATGTGGAAACTGTTTTCCTGTTTCCGTGGGCAGTTGCCTTTGATGTTCTCGGGTTATTTGGGCTTATTGAAATGATTATTTTCATCATAATTTTAGTATTTGGCTATTTTTATGCATGGAAAAAAGGAGCGTTAGAATGGGCTTGA